CCACCAGAAAATCCCCCCACCGCCAAGTGCGGGACATACCGGCGATGAAAGGTTCTTTTTCAAAGATTTCAACCTCCCAACCCCGTTCGAGCAATTTCCAGGCTGTCACCAATCCGCTGACGCCCGCGCCAAGAATATAGGCTTTTCGTTTCATAGCGCGCTCTCTTTGGGAGTTACCATAGATTCCTCATCATCTCCCAAATACAGACGGGCATAGGAGCTTTTGGCGGACATAAGCGAATCATGAGTGCCCTGTTCAACCACCACTCCTTTTTCAATAAAAACAATATTGTCGACATCCTTGATGGTGCTCAAGCGATGTGCGATCACCAAAATAATCGCATCTTTTCTCAGAATATCGATGGCTTTATAGACCGCCTTTTCAGTTAAGTTGTCCAAAGCGCTGGTGGCTTCATCGAAAATTAATACTTGTGGTTTTCTTAAGATTGCTCTGGCCAAAGCCACTCGTTGGTTTTGCCCGCCCGACAACCGGAGACCTCGGTCCCCCACCATGGTATCGTAACCTTCGGGAAGAGTTAGAACGAAATCATGTAATTGCGCCAATTTGGCCGCGTTAATAATATCTTCTTCTTTCACATCTGGTTTCCAGAGAGCAATATTTTCCTTAAGAGTGGTGTTAAAAAGAAATACATCTTGGCTAACATACCCAATATGATTCCGCCAAGAAGTAAGAAGAAGGTTTTGAAAATTTATGTCATTAATTTTTATGGCTCCGGACCTGGGTTCATAAAGTCCTATGAGCAAATTGGCAATGGTGCTTTTGCCGGATCCTGAAGGGCCCACCAACGCCGTAATTGAATTCACTTTAAAAGATAAATTAACACCCTTGAGGACCATCGTGTCGGGTTTGGTGTCATAATAAAATGAAACATCTTCAAACCGGATTTCTTCAATTCGAGGCGGGGCTTCCTGCCCGCCCCTTCGTTCTAGGATTGTCCGCTTTTTCAGTTGTTCCAAGATCTCCAACCCCCGGCGCCATTTATTCAAATCGACACTGGCAGAGGATATACTCGACAAAGCAGGATTCGCCTTTCGTAAGGAGAAAAAAATACCAACCAAGGTGGCAAAGGTCATGTTTGGGGCCGGCCATATAAAGGTAAAAACACCCAAGACGGCAATCAGAATAAAAGCCAGGGCTTCGTTACCCACCATGGGTGAATTTCGGAAAAAAATCATTTGAATCATTGGCTTCTTTTCATTTTCAAGAAATACCCGATGTTTGGCCACCATTGTCGATTCCAACGCATTGGATTTGACCACACGAATTCCATCGAGCGCATCCACTTCAAGGTGTGACTGATGGCGTTTTGCTTCGTAAAGGTCGAACCCGCAAGCCGCAGTTAATTTCGGCAAATACTGTTTCCAAATAAGCATACTCAACACACCCATGGCCGCAATTATTAAAGTGGCCCACCAAGACAAATAGGCCATGACAGCAATCATGGCAACACAGTTCACCACTCCCGTCGATATGGTACCCAATTGCATGAAAGCACCCCAAATCGATTCTGCGGGTTGCGTAATATCCGAAATGGCGACGCCGCGACTCTTTTTCGAAAAAATTTCATAGTGAGTGCGCAACGAATTCTCAAAAAGTTGGGATTTTGTAATCCGATATAATCCATGACCCATCCTGCCAAGAAAATATTGTTGAAGCATCAAGATGCCGCTTCTCATGAAAAAAAGGAAACACGCCAATAAAAGCAGCAAAAAAATAACTCGTCCAGAATTAACACCCAGCCCCAAATTGGACATTGCCAACATCACCCATTGACTGAGCAGGTTCGAGCTGGACCCGCTTGGGTTCGAGACCACATCCGCCAAAGGTACCATCACCCCCACCGTTAGAATATCGAAGAGGGCCCCCACCAAAGTTATCGCGAGCATGGCCATCATTTTCCATCGATAGGGAGAAATCACAACACGCCAGTACAAGGAGGCGCGCTCTATTTGGTCTGCCAATTTAAGGGAGAAACTTTTTCCTTTTCGGACAATCTCTTTTTGAACGATTTCCCGAAGCGGGTTTTGTTCTGTCACGATAAATGTGGGACAACCAACTGCGCGACCCGCCACCAGGTCTCTTTCATCGCATCCTATGAACGCGGTTGAAGAAAAATCAAGATTGAAATCAGCTTTGGCACGAAGAAAAAGACCCGATTTTGGCTTTCGACAGTCGCATCCCGACTCGAGCGAATGAGAACAAACATAAAAAGCGTCAATTCGTCCTCCCAATCGGAAAAGATCCATTTGCAATCGGTCATGTATCTTCTGAAGATCCGCCTCAGTGAGCTGACCACTTGCCAGCCCCTCTTGGGTGGTAACGACAATCACTTTGTATCCAGACTTGCCAAGTTGGGCGATCGCCTCAGCTGATCCCGGTATCCAGTGAAAATCTTCCGGGGATAAAACATATCGACTGAGCGTGGATTTGTAATTGATAACTCCATCACGCTCTAAAAAAACGGCACGGATTGGACGAGAGGAAGTCATTTTGCCATCACCTCGCCGCGCTTCTGCAGACCTCGAACCTGGGGAAATCTCTTACAGAAATCCTCCACCATCGCTTTCAGTCCAACGTTGAAGGACGTCATTTTAAAGTCGGGCAACAGTCGACGGAATTTAGAGACGTCTGTTTTACGACTGAACCGTCCATCTGGTTGGGAAGCGTCCCAATACACTGTGCCTTTGAAATTCAATAGGTGAGTGACGTCATCGACCAATTCTCGGACCGATATATCTGATGATGGAGAAATAATCATGGGTTCGGGATCGTCGAAATGGTCCACGGCCCAAAGCAGGATGTGGGCCATGTCTGTCGCATAGGTAAATTCGCGACGCGGCTTCCCCGAACCCCAAAAAGTCACATCTGCTCCTTTCAATTTTGCGTCATAAATTTTCTGCAGTACCGCTGGCAAGACATGGCTCTTCTCCGGGTCGTAGTTGTCATTTTCTCCGTATAAAGTTGAAGGAACCAGTGAGACGTAGGTGTTCTTGCCCCCCGAAGATCGGGTTATTTCTCGACTCATTAAGTCCAATTCGCGTTTGGCTTGCGCATATCCCCATTGTCGACGGTCCACTTCTCCCTGATGAATCATTTTTTCACTCCAGGGTTCTGGCGCATCGTTTGGAAAAATACAAGTGGACAGGATGGAAATAACCTTGGGGACATGACAGGAGAGGGCGGAATTGAGGAGATTTTGGTTGATACGTCGATTTTTATCCAAGAGCTCTTCGGGTTTCTCCATGTTGTATTTGATCCCCCCCACCACAGCAGCCAGATGGAGGATGACATCCGGCCGGACACTCTCGATCAACTGCCTGATATCGCTGGCATTTTCCAAGTCCGCATCTTTGCGATCAATGAACGTAAACGAATGTAAAGAAGTCCCGGCCACATTTTTAACAGCGGTCCCCAGAAGCCCCGTTGAACCCGTCACGAGAATTTTCTTCCGCGTCATAAATCCTTGCCACGTGACTTCTGGCGCATGGCCAACGCGAGAAGGATTCCCGTCACGGAGCTCATCACTTTTATTTGATTTTCTTTCACCGCATGTTCAACATCATCCACGGGCATAAGCACCACATGGACTTCTTCAGTATCATCCAATTTCATCTCGCTCGTTTTTTCCGCGTCCAAAGACATAAAGAAATGTGCCGTGGCATATTTATGATTCGCGTCCAGAATGTAATTGCCAAGTGGTATCCATCGTAAAGAGGTATACCCGGTTTCCTCTTTGAGTTCGCGTTTTGCCGCTTCTAATGGAGATTCTCCGGTATCCACGGCCCCGCAAGGAAGCATCAAACTCACCTCTCCCACACCGTGTTTATATTGACTCTCCATGACCATCTGGCCGTCTTTAGTGAAAGCAACAATGACGGAATAATCAAGCCCGTGGACCCGATAAAAATTATCAATAACACGCCCGTTTCCAATGAGAATTTTTTGCTTAAAAAGACCAATCCAAGGTTTATCGGAATAGATCAATTCCTCGTCAAGCAATTTCCATTTTTTTTGGGGCGTCACGTTCATTTGGAATGGAGCACCTTGGGATCAGTAATACAATCTAAAGCATCTTTAAAGATCCGATGATGAGGGGACCTCTTTCTCAGAAGCGCCTCCAATGACAGTTCATTGGCTTCACCGGGAAAATAGGAGCGTACTTTCAACCATCCTGAACGAATCTTTGGAATATTCGTGGCCAATCTCCTTCGAAATTGACGGAACTCCCCGTTCCTGCCATAGGCCATGTGATACTTATGAACCAGTCCTTGACTCAAATAGGCCCAGAAGGCTTGTTTGACTTGACTGAAAGCATCTTCTGACGGAATGTTTTCCTTGGAAACGATCATTTCCGAAATGGAGTTCAAAAACACAGGCATTTGCCTTGTGAAATTATCAGAAAAAACCCAATCGAACATGTCGGGTTGTTTCCTGGCGGTATTCGATTCATGCGCCAAACGAACCATATAAAGATCATCAAACCTTTTCGACTTGCCCTGCACCATCGTCACATAATTTGCATAGATTTCTCCGAATCCCGCATCAAATCCAAAGGCGTTGGAGTTTTTCCAACTTTCACGTAGATGTTCTGTTCGCTTAATTGAAAATTCAGTATGGGCACTGTTGCGCAAACGGTCAAAGGCGTTGTTGTGCTCAACCGACTTCTGCAGGTATCGTGACCCCCCTTCCACCTTGATTGCCGTTCCTTCCGATTTTGTCGCCAAGAGAACAGCTTTTCCACAGGCAGAACTATAGTCGGGATGACTCAGCATAAACTCCACACATTTATCCACTGTTGGGATAAGAACATAATCATCATCCGCGTGAAACACCGCCAAAGGGGTCTTAACTAGAGCCATCAGATTGCTCAAACATTCAATGGTGTCTTTTCCTGGTGGATAGTGCGGGTGAGGATCAAAAGGAACATGGGTTATCTGAAGATCACGTCCAAACTCTGCTACAAGTTTTTTTCCTTCCTCCAATTGAACGGGATCACTCGAATCTCCCAGTAAAATAGAGTAAGGATTGTGAGTGCGACGCCAATAGGAAAAAAGTCGGACCAGGTAAGGGACCCTGTTTCGAGTGGGAACCACGAATGTGAGCAAACTGGATTTTTCGACCATTTATATTCCCACCTGCAAACTAATTTTTAGAACCAACAGCCTGACTTTCTCGAAACCAGGCCACTGTTTTCGAAATACCGTCAGTAAAGGACGTTCGACTCTTCGTCCCAAAGATCGAATTAAATTTGGTTGTATTCAATGCGCGATAGGGAATCGCGTTTGGCTTGCTCGGATCGTATTGGGGATCGACCTTGTGCCCACAAACCTTAAGGATAACGCCGACGGCTTCGCGAATGGTCAAGGTGCCTCCGCTGCTCACATTGAGCGGATCGCATACACAATATCTGTCCAGGACATTGAGAAGATCATCAATGAAATCATCGACATAGATAAAGTCTCTGACGGTATAACCGTCCCCCCATACGACGTAAGGGGATTCTTTCATCAAAGCCCGATTGATCAAAGCCGGCAAGACATGGGCACTTTGAGCGTCAAACTTGTCATAGGGGCCATAAATATTGGTGGGGCGGACAATGCCGATCTTCATTCCGTAACGTTTTGCATAGAACCGACAAAGTTGTTCGATGTAACGCTTCATCCATCCCACCCCTTGGTAAAGCTCATAGGTGGGCTTGTTAAGGTCCAACTCATCTTCTCGAATGGGATAGAACGCTTCTTGATACACTGTGGAACTGCTGATGAAAACCACTTTCTCCACCCGGTTCAATCGACAGGCTTCGAGAAGGCCCGAATTAATCCGCAAGTTCGGCAAAATAAGGGCTGTTGGGTTTTCATTCATGATTTTCGCTCCAAAGGTTTGGGCAGCGCAGATAAACACAGTGTCCATTCCTTTGGAAACCTCAACGCATTCACTCAATTCTGTAAAATCAGCTTTCACAAACAACTCAGGGAAAAGACCCGGATTTTTTGAAAAATAGGTTGCCCGCACATTGGCGCCCAACTCTTTCAGCCGTTTTGTGAGATTGGCGCCCACAAGTCCTGTTCCTCCCGCCACCAAAATATTCTTCCCCGCAATCATGCCAGCACCTTCCCTGTAAAAACGTTGTATCGCTTATCAACGATGTCTTTATTGGACCGGTACCAATCCATCACTTCCCCGATTCCTTGTTCAATTGAAATGGAAGGATTGAAACCATATTTTTGGGCGCGGCTTATATCCATGAGACGAATTTTGTCTCCCGATGGTTTGCTTGTATCCCACACCACTGTGGGTTTGTTGTCGAGATGAGAGATGATGATGTCCACAATTCGTTTGATACTGACCCCTGTTCCACTCCCGAGATTGATGGGTTCATTGATCCCTTTTTCAGCAGCCATCACCATTCCACGCGCCACGTCCTTGGCATGAATGAAATCACGAATGGCTGACCCATCCCCCCACACCGTTAAAGGATTTTCACCATCCATGGCTCTCTTAATTAATGAAGGTATAACCATCGCGTTGTTCGGGTCAAAATTGTCGTAGGGTCCATACACGTTTGCGGGTCGAACGATTGAAATATTGTTCCATCCGTATTGAATTTTATAGGCCTCCGCCTGGAGCTCCCCCATGCGTTTGGCCCAACCCGCGAACTTGTCATGAGGAGAGGGGAAAGTGCTCCAGACATCGTCCTCTTTCATTAACTCCGCGGGCGCGTAAACACCGACTGTACTGGTAAACAAATATCCTTTGACGCCGCTTTGATAGGCAGCCTCCATCATGTTTGTGTTAAAACTGATGGTCGGCACAAAAAAACTGGCGGGTTTTTTGGATGTCATGGCTGGTGAACCTTTTATGCCCGCCAGATGAAACACAAACTCCATGCCCTGGCATGCTTTGAGGCAGCTGTCCAAATACATGAGATTCACGCGAATAAATTCCGCTTGCGGATGAGCGCGCGAAGGATCATCCAAAGAGGCAATACGGACAACGGCCCCTTGATCAATCAAGAGATCCACGAGAGCCCGGCCAATTAAACCAGTGCCCCCGGTCACAAGAACATTTTTCCCTTTAAAATACATGGTCACTTCCTTAAACAACCAACTCTTTGGGTTTGATGGGGTTTTTGCTAACCGCATCCCGGTCGTAAAAAATAATTTCACTGCCGGTTGAACTGAAGCGAAAAGGAACATGCAGAACGTCATTCAGTTTCGCGATAATCGCGGGTTGATTTTCAGGAGGAGCCATCAGCAGCATGAACCCCCCCCCTCCGGCCCCCACGACTTTTCCACCCAACGCGCCAGCGGAACGGGCGATTTCATAAATTTCATCGATACGGGGGTTAGATATTTTGTTGGTCAGCCCCCGCTTGAGGAGCCAGCTTTCGTGTAAAAGTTTTCCGAATTCGCGAAGGCTTCCGTTTCCATTTAGAATATTGGTTGCTTCACTCACCATTTGATACATCGTGGATAATTCTGCTTTCTTATGCGGCGTCATTTTGATCTGTTCAGCGGCAATGTCTGTCGCATTCCTTGAAAAACCGGTGAAAAGAAGCATCAAGTGGTCTTGGAGTTCGTTGTATCGATGGTTGGGCAATATGATGGGTGTCACCCGGATCGGGTTTTCTCCAGCCCTGAAATCAATGCGGTTAAAACCTCCGAATGCGGCGAGCGTCTGATCCTGACATCCAACATTTTCCGGAATCAATTCCTGCTCCACTTTGATCGCATCCAAGGCGAGCTGCATTTTACTCGGCATATTGCCTCGATAAGCATAGAGGACATTCAATAGACCCACCGTAAATGTCGAACTGGTTCCCAAACCGGCGCGAGCCGGCAAATCGGCATCATGATGAAGCTCAATCCCCTCTTTTATGTTCATGAACCGGAAGGCCTCTCTCACCGCAGGGTGTTGAATATCATCAATTCCGTCCACACACTCCATCTTTGAATAAATGATCCGGGACTTGTATCCGAAAAAAGGCGGTAAATGACGACAACTGATATAGCAATGTTTATTTATCGTCGTGGCGAGAACGGCCCCTTCATGTTCACGAAACCAAATGGGGTAATCGGTCCCCCCTCCAAAAAAGGAAACGCGAAATGGTGTTCGGCTGATAATCATGGAGACTCTCAGACCTTAACGACTGAGCACGGCCGTCTTCAAACGGGAAGGGTCGTCCCGTTCGATTTCGCCACGCCAGTAATTCAGCATATCGACCAGTGTTTGTTTGTAGTCAACCACAGGTTTCCAACCGGTTTGTTTGCGGAACTTTTCCGTAGATGGAATCTGCAACGTGACATCGGCTGGACGGAAAAGAGCGGGATCCACTTTAACTTCAATTTTCCCCTTGAAGGTCGTCATTCCCAATAAAAGATCAAGCGCCTCACCTACTTTCATCGTAACGGCGCCACCGATGTTATAGACCTCGCCCGGCGGACACTTGGAAACAAGGAGCCAATAGGCCCGAATGGTGTCTTTGACATCACAAAAAGTCCTGACCGATTCAAGGTTGCCCACATGGACGACAGGATCTTGAAGACCCGCCTCAATCAAGGCAATTTGCTTGGCAAAAAAGGAATCAACAAAAACTTCGCCCCGACGTGCGCCGCTGTGGGTAAACATTCGAGTCCGAATGGTTTTTAATCCATAGGCTGCGTGGTACATAAAACCCAGCATGTCCTCTCCCACTTTGCTGACAGCATAAGGGCTCACGGGCCTCAAAGGACATTCTTCAGTGATGGGCACTTCTTCTGGCCGAACCTGGCCATAAACTTCTGAAGAGGAACAAATGTGAATGACCGGATCGATTTTGGTGGCGCGAACCGCTTCAAGCAAATGAGTCGTTCCAACTATATTCGTTTCCATCGTATCCGCCGGAGCGATATAACTGGTGGGAACAAAGGATTGGGCGGCCAAATGAAAAATGATGTCAGGTTTAATCGAGCTGAACACCGTAATGAGAGAACCCAGATCGCGAAGATCACAATCCACAAGTTGAACCTGTTTAAGAATCCCTCTGATATTGTCCTTGGGACTCCTCCATCGTTTGATGCCATAAACTTTGACGTCAGGATGTTCAGCGAGAATATATTCAGCGAGATGACTGCCAACGAATCCTGTAATACCGGTTATGAGTACACGCATTGTTTCTCCTCTGATTAATTATTTCGCCACAGACATATAAGACGACACGAATTCCTTAATTGTATCGACGACAAATGTCCGCGCATTATCATCAATGGATTGGTGATTTCCAAAAGTAAATCCATTCTTCATATAGAAATTCGAATGGGGAAGCGTTCCCACGACACGGTGCGGGAATAGCTTCATGGCAGGTTGAATGGCAATATTTCCTGCAATGAGAGGTCGCGTTTCGATCCCGCGACTTTCAAGAAAGGTTCTGAACTGCCGAACCGAAAAGGGCGCAGATTCTTTAACCGCCATTGGAAACCCAAACCAACTGTGAAATCCCTTTGGAGTTGTTTGCTGAAATTCGAAAAACTCACTCCACTGCGCCATTTGCTTTCGCCATATTTCTGCTGTTTGAGTGCGGGTTTTCACGAAACCATTGAGCTTCTGAAATTGGATCAAACCCATTGCCCCTTGAAGTTCCGTCATCCGAATATTGTAACCGATATTGACAAACAAAAATTTGGGGTCGATGTCCGGAAACTGGCTGGTATAGGCTTTTTTATCCTGCGCTTCCCGGACCCATCCATGCGCCCGCAAAATCCTCATCAACTCAGCGGTTTCAAAATCTTTTGTGATGCAAACCCCGCCTTCCAAAGTCGTTATGTGATGTGAAAAATAAAAGCTGAACGTTCCTATTTCTCCAAAAGTCCCAACA
Above is a window of Elusimicrobiota bacterium DNA encoding:
- the colD_1 gene encoding GDP-4-keto-6-deoxy-D-mannose 3-dehydratase, whose translation is MLNIRRSVEEYMSQYSTPKFDKTQPKVKLHEPTYGADEVMAALETLLTTRVTMGEKVLSFEKANCDYFKVPQAVVNNSGSSANLLAMAALSNPVYKNHLKAGDEVIVPALCWSTTLWPVVQMGLNPVIVDIDPKTLNVDPAQIEKAISPKTRAIVPVHVYGNPCDMTAIMDIAKRHNLIVMEDCCEALGAFYDGKSVGTFGEIGTFSFYFSHHITTLEGGVCITKDFETAELMRILRAHGWVREAQDKKAYTSQFPDIDPKFLFVNIGYNIRMTELQGAMGLIQFQKLNGFVKTRTQTAEIWRKQMAQWSEFFEFQQTTPKGFHSWFGFPMAVKESAPFSVRQFRTFLESRGIETRPLIAGNIAIQPAMKLFPHRVVGTLPHSNFYMKNGFTFGNHQSIDDNARTFVVDTIKEFVSSYMSVAK
- the nudF gene encoding ADP-ribose pyrophosphatase, with the translated sequence MNVTPQKKWKLLDEELIYSDKPWIGLFKQKILIGNGRVIDNFYRVHGLDYSVIVAFTKDGQMVMESQYKHGVGEVSLMLPCGAVDTGESPLEAAKRELKEETGYTSLRWIPLGNYILDANHKYATAHFFMSLDAEKTSEMKLDDTEEVHVVLMPVDDVEHAVKENQIKVMSSVTGILLALAMRQKSRGKDL
- the fcl_2 gene encoding GDP-L-fucose synthase — translated: MRLAKTPSNPKSWLFKEVTMYFKGKNVLVTGGTGLIGRALVDLLIDQGAVVRIASLDDPSRAHPQAEFIRVNLMYLDSCLKACQGMEFVFHLAGIKGSPAMTSKKPASFFVPTISFNTNMMEAAYQSGVKGYLFTSTVGVYAPAELMKEDDVWSTFPSPHDKFAGWAKRMGELQAEAYKIQYGWNNISIVRPANVYGPYDNFDPNNAMVIPSLIKRAMDGENPLTVWGDGSAIRDFIHAKDVARGMVMAAEKGINEPINLGSGTGVSIKRIVDIIISHLDNKPTVVWDTSKPSGDKIRLMDISRAQKYGFNPSISIEQGIGEVMDWYRSNKDIVDKRYNVFTGKVLA
- the rmd gene encoding GDP-6-deoxy-D-mannose reductase, encoding MRVLITGITGFVGSHLAEYILAEHPDVKVYGIKRWRSPKDNIRGILKQVQLVDCDLRDLGSLITVFSSIKPDIIFHLAAQSFVPTSYIAPADTMETNIVGTTHLLEAVRATKIDPVIHICSSSEVYGQVRPEEVPITEECPLRPVSPYAVSKVGEDMLGFMYHAAYGLKTIRTRMFTHSGARRGEVFVDSFFAKQIALIEAGLQDPVVHVGNLESVRTFCDVKDTIRAYWLLVSKCPPGEVYNIGGAVTMKVGEALDLLLGMTTFKGKIEVKVDPALFRPADVTLQIPSTEKFRKQTGWKPVVDYKQTLVDMLNYWRGEIERDDPSRLKTAVLSR
- the colC gene encoding GDP-L-colitose synthase — encoded protein: MTRKKILVTGSTGLLGTAVKNVAGTSLHSFTFIDRKDADLENASDIRQLIESVRPDVILHLAAVVGGIKYNMEKPEELLDKNRRINQNLLNSALSCHVPKVISILSTCIFPNDAPEPWSEKMIHQGEVDRRQWGYAQAKRELDLMSREITRSSGGKNTYVSLVPSTLYGENDNYDPEKSHVLPAVLQKIYDAKLKGADVTFWGSGKPRREFTYATDMAHILLWAVDHFDDPEPMIISPSSDISVRELVDDVTHLLNFKGTVYWDASQPDGRFSRKTDVSKFRRLLPDFKMTSFNVGLKAMVEDFCKRFPQVRGLQKRGEVMAK
- the btuD_3 gene encoding Vitamin B12 import ATP-binding protein BtuD, which gives rise to MTSSRPIRAVFLERDGVINYKSTLSRYVLSPEDFHWIPGSAEAIAQLGKSGYKVIVVTTQEGLASGQLTEADLQKIHDRLQMDLFRLGGRIDAFYVCSHSLESGCDCRKPKSGLFLRAKADFNLDFSSTAFIGCDERDLVAGRAVGCPTFIVTEQNPLREIVQKEIVRKGKSFSLKLADQIERASLYWRVVISPYRWKMMAMLAITLVGALFDILTVGVMVPLADVVSNPSGSSSNLLSQWVMLAMSNLGLGVNSGRVIFLLLLLACFLFFMRSGILMLQQYFLGRMGHGLYRITKSQLFENSLRTHYEIFSKKSRGVAISDITQPAESIWGAFMQLGTISTGVVNCVAMIAVMAYLSWWATLIIAAMGVLSMLIWKQYLPKLTAACGFDLYEAKRHQSHLEVDALDGIRVVKSNALESTMVAKHRVFLENEKKPMIQMIFFRNSPMVGNEALAFILIAVLGVFTFIWPAPNMTFATLVGIFFSLRKANPALSSISSASVDLNKWRRGLEILEQLKKRTILERRGGQEAPPRIEEIRFEDVSFYYDTKPDTMVLKGVNLSFKVNSITALVGPSGSGKSTIANLLIGLYEPRSGAIKINDINFQNLLLTSWRNHIGYVSQDVFLFNTTLKENIALWKPDVKEEDIINAAKLAQLHDFVLTLPEGYDTMVGDRGLRLSGGQNQRVALARAILRKPQVLIFDEATSALDNLTEKAVYKAIDILRKDAIILVIAHRLSTIKDVDNIVFIEKGVVVEQGTHDSLMSAKSSYARLYLGDDEESMVTPKESAL
- the hddA_2 gene encoding D-glycero-alpha-D-manno-heptose 7-phosphate kinase, with translation MIISRTPFRVSFFGGGTDYPIWFREHEGAVLATTINKHCYISCRHLPPFFGYKSRIIYSKMECVDGIDDIQHPAVREAFRFMNIKEGIELHHDADLPARAGLGTSSTFTVGLLNVLYAYRGNMPSKMQLALDAIKVEQELIPENVGCQDQTLAAFGGFNRIDFRAGENPIRVTPIILPNHRYNELQDHLMLLFTGFSRNATDIAAEQIKMTPHKKAELSTMYQMVSEATNILNGNGSLREFGKLLHESWLLKRGLTNKISNPRIDEIYEIARSAGALGGKVVGAGGGGFMLLMAPPENQPAIIAKLNDVLHVPFRFSSTGSEIIFYDRDAVSKNPIKPKELVV
- the fcl_1 gene encoding GDP-L-fucose synthase, yielding MIAGKNILVAGGTGLVGANLTKRLKELGANVRATYFSKNPGLFPELFVKADFTELSECVEVSKGMDTVFICAAQTFGAKIMNENPTALILPNLRINSGLLEACRLNRVEKVVFISSSTVYQEAFYPIREDELDLNKPTYELYQGVGWMKRYIEQLCRFYAKRYGMKIGIVRPTNIYGPYDKFDAQSAHVLPALINRALMKESPYVVWGDGYTVRDFIYVDDFIDDLLNVLDRYCVCDPLNVSSGGTLTIREAVGVILKVCGHKVDPQYDPSKPNAIPYRALNTTKFNSIFGTKSRTSFTDGISKTVAWFRESQAVGSKN